In Chryseobacterium gleum, a single genomic region encodes these proteins:
- a CDS encoding type I restriction endonuclease subunit R, whose product MSKQSEQILEEQLVAQLQKLGYKYAFIADEKALLANLKTQLEKHNHIQFSDSEFEKVLNILNKGSVFEKAKILREKKHHIIRDNGDNLYFEFLNVEHWCQNEYQVTNQITQEGKYENRYDVTLLVNGLPLVQIELKRRGLEMKEAFNQINRYQKHSFGAGKGLFHFVQLFIISNGVNTKYFSNFGTHKQEYLQTFHWTDEQNNPLNNILNGFTDSFLEPCHISKMICKYIVLNETDKRLMVLRPYQYYAVESIIKKVKENEILNGYNIEKNGYIWHTTGSGKTLTSFKASQILSKIPAIKKVVFVVDRKDLDYQTNQEYDKFSKGSVSSATNTDDLIRKLNDPNVRIIVTTIQKLNNAISGRNLSKMKSIQNERMVFIFDECHRSQFGDTHKNIVNYFTNIQLFGFTGTPILAENADGEKTTASLFGKCLHKYVITDAIRDENVLKFSVEYIQTFKQKEHIIDLKVEEINETEVFEAPERKEAIVDYIIQYHDQKTQNRKFCAMMCVQDIDSVIQYYEIFKRKKQEGQHDLKIATIFSFAQNEEEMKEQVYAPLNMVAEPEVEYESRYVPHRRELLETYVADFNELFGEKHSIKDTEGFYNYYNAVAKKSKHPKPETDILLVANMFLTGFDSKNLNTLYVDKNLKYHGLIQAFSRTNRILDKNKTQGNIVCFRNLKDETDEAIALFSNKEAIDEIIVEPYEVYVEKFNEATQKLLEIVPEIVSVDGLYSEEDQLQFILAFRAMMRLHKKMSHYTEFTWDDLQMEEQLFADYTSKYLDLKERLDPTDPSKKASILNDIDFELELIRRDTINVTYILQLLIKFKSKHSAKDKESIEKDIFNLLNTEVSLRSKRELIEKFIQESLPHIEDTDTIPEEFEKFWTVEQEKALQELVNTENLSEEKTERLIENYLFTEREPLRKEILDLRKEGRPSVLKSKEIGDRILNKIIGFVDTFVNGISGN is encoded by the coding sequence TTGAGCAAACAGTCCGAACAAATTTTAGAAGAGCAACTCGTTGCCCAATTACAAAAATTGGGATATAAATACGCTTTTATTGCTGATGAAAAAGCTTTACTGGCAAACCTGAAAACACAATTAGAAAAGCACAATCATATACAATTTAGCGATAGTGAATTTGAAAAAGTGTTGAACATACTCAACAAAGGTTCTGTATTTGAAAAAGCCAAGATATTGCGTGAAAAGAAACATCATATTATTCGGGATAATGGTGATAACCTCTATTTTGAATTTCTCAATGTAGAACATTGGTGTCAGAACGAATATCAGGTAACTAATCAAATCACGCAGGAGGGGAAATATGAAAACCGCTATGATGTTACCTTACTGGTGAATGGTTTGCCTTTGGTACAAATCGAGCTGAAACGAAGAGGTTTGGAAATGAAAGAAGCATTCAACCAAATCAACCGCTATCAAAAACATAGCTTTGGTGCAGGAAAGGGTTTGTTTCATTTTGTACAGTTATTCATTATTAGCAATGGTGTAAATACCAAATATTTCAGCAATTTTGGAACACATAAACAGGAATATCTTCAAACTTTTCATTGGACAGACGAACAAAATAATCCATTAAATAATATTTTAAACGGCTTTACCGATTCTTTTTTAGAACCTTGTCATATCAGTAAAATGATCTGTAAATATATCGTTCTGAATGAAACTGATAAACGTCTGATGGTACTTCGTCCATATCAGTATTATGCGGTAGAAAGTATTATCAAAAAGGTAAAAGAAAACGAAATTCTGAATGGCTATAACATCGAAAAAAATGGCTACATCTGGCATACAACTGGAAGTGGAAAAACTTTAACGAGCTTTAAAGCCAGTCAAATTCTATCTAAAATTCCAGCTATCAAAAAAGTGGTTTTTGTGGTAGATAGAAAAGATTTAGACTATCAAACCAATCAAGAGTATGATAAGTTCAGTAAAGGATCCGTAAGTTCTGCAACGAATACGGATGACCTTATTCGCAAATTAAACGACCCGAATGTTCGCATTATCGTTACGACCATTCAAAAGCTGAATAATGCGATTTCAGGAAGAAACTTATCAAAAATGAAATCCATTCAGAACGAAAGGATGGTTTTTATCTTTGACGAATGCCATCGTTCGCAATTTGGTGATACCCATAAAAATATCGTCAATTATTTTACCAATATTCAACTATTTGGCTTCACAGGTACACCTATCTTGGCAGAGAATGCAGATGGAGAAAAAACAACCGCAAGCTTGTTTGGGAAATGTCTACATAAATATGTAATTACAGATGCCATACGTGATGAGAATGTACTGAAGTTTTCTGTAGAATACATTCAGACTTTCAAACAGAAAGAACATATCATTGATTTAAAAGTAGAGGAAATCAATGAAACTGAAGTTTTTGAGGCTCCTGAACGAAAGGAAGCCATTGTCGATTACATCATTCAATACCACGATCAGAAAACGCAAAACAGGAAATTTTGTGCCATGATGTGTGTACAGGACATTGATTCGGTCATTCAATACTATGAAATCTTTAAACGTAAAAAACAAGAGGGACAACACGATTTAAAAATAGCGACTATTTTTAGCTTTGCTCAGAACGAAGAGGAGATGAAAGAGCAAGTATATGCCCCGCTAAATATGGTCGCAGAGCCGGAGGTGGAATACGAAAGTCGTTATGTACCCCATCGCAGGGAACTGTTGGAAACTTATGTAGCGGATTTTAACGAACTATTTGGTGAAAAGCACAGCATCAAAGACACGGAAGGATTTTACAACTATTACAATGCCGTAGCTAAAAAATCAAAACATCCTAAGCCAGAAACAGATATTCTGTTAGTCGCCAATATGTTTTTGACAGGATTCGATAGCAAGAACTTAAATACCTTATACGTTGATAAAAATCTGAAATATCATGGATTGATACAAGCTTTTAGCCGTACCAATCGTATCCTGGATAAGAATAAAACACAGGGAAATATTGTATGTTTCCGAAACCTTAAAGACGAGACAGACGAAGCGATCGCTTTATTCAGCAATAAAGAAGCAATTGACGAAATCATAGTTGAACCCTACGAAGTGTATGTAGAAAAGTTCAACGAAGCCACGCAGAAATTATTAGAAATTGTTCCAGAAATAGTGTCTGTTGATGGCTTATATTCGGAAGAAGATCAGCTACAATTTATTTTGGCTTTCCGCGCCATGATGCGTTTGCACAAGAAAATGAGTCATTATACAGAATTTACTTGGGATGATTTACAGATGGAAGAACAGCTTTTTGCAGATTATACCAGTAAATATTTGGATTTAAAGGAAAGACTTGATCCTACTGACCCGTCTAAAAAAGCGTCTATTCTTAATGATATAGATTTTGAATTGGAATTGATTAGGCGTGATACAATCAATGTAACTTACATACTCCAGTTATTGATTAAATTTAAGTCGAAACATAGTGCAAAAGACAAAGAAAGTATTGAAAAAGACATATTCAATTTACTGAACACCGAAGTATCATTAAGAAGCAAAAGGGAATTAATTGAAAAATTTATTCAGGAAAGTTTACCACATATTGAAGATACGGATACCATTCCTGAGGAGTTTGAAAAATTCTGGACTGTAGAGCAAGAAAAGGCACTTCAGGAATTAGTCAATACAGAAAATCTTTCCGAAGAAAAAACAGAAAGACTTATAGAGAATTATTTGTTTACAGAACGTGAACCTTTGCGAAAAGAAATTTTAGATTTACGGAAAGAAGGAAGACCAAGTGTATTAAAATCTAAGGAAATCGGAGATCGTATTCTAAATAAAATCATAGGTTTCGTAGATACTTTTGTTAATGGAATATCAGGAAATTAA
- a CDS encoding tyrosine-type recombinase/integrase: protein MNEQKQLSEVIDLWKIDKKQYVKKSSFSAYTLLIENHLLPNFGNKIAIEEADVQSFVFQKLETGLSHKTIKDILIVLKMILKFGAKNKWLQYTPFDIQFPTEREKHNIEVLTKTDQKKIMNYIQEHFTFRNLGVYICLSAGMRIGEVCALTWEDIDTDNGIISINRTIQRIYVIEDGTRRTELILDTPKTKNSIREIPISKDLLRILKPFKKIVNQSFFVLTNDAKPTEPRTYRSYYKNLMKELKMPELKFHGLRHSFATRCIESNCDYKTVSVLLGHSNISTTLNLYVHPNMEQKKKAIEQMFKALR, encoded by the coding sequence ATGAATGAACAAAAACAACTCTCAGAAGTTATCGATCTATGGAAAATAGACAAAAAACAGTATGTAAAAAAATCAAGTTTCTCAGCTTATACGCTATTGATTGAAAATCATCTACTGCCTAATTTCGGGAACAAAATTGCGATTGAGGAAGCTGATGTTCAAAGCTTTGTTTTTCAAAAATTGGAAACGGGTTTAAGTCATAAAACAATTAAGGATATTTTAATTGTTCTGAAAATGATTTTGAAATTTGGAGCTAAAAACAAATGGTTACAGTATACCCCTTTTGATATTCAGTTTCCTACTGAACGAGAAAAGCATAATATTGAAGTGCTAACCAAGACTGATCAGAAAAAAATAATGAACTATATACAAGAACATTTTACATTTAGAAATTTAGGTGTATATATATGTTTAAGTGCAGGAATGCGTATTGGGGAAGTATGTGCCTTAACTTGGGAAGATATTGATACCGATAACGGAATTATCAGTATTAACAGAACTATCCAGCGTATTTATGTGATAGAGGATGGAACTCGTAGAACGGAATTGATTCTGGATACCCCGAAAACTAAAAATTCTATTCGTGAAATTCCGATAAGTAAGGATTTATTAAGAATATTGAAACCATTTAAAAAGATTGTAAATCAATCATTCTTTGTATTGACAAACGATGCTAAACCAACGGAGCCAAGAACCTACAGAAGCTATTACAAAAATTTAATGAAAGAATTAAAAATGCCTGAACTTAAATTTCACGGGTTAAGACATAGTTTCGCAACCCGATGTATTGAAAGTAATTGCGATTATAAAACGGTAAGTGTACTATTAGGGCATTCCAACATCAGCACCACGTTAAATCTTTATGTACATCCTAATATGGAACAAAAGAAGAAAGCTATTGAGCAGATGTTTAAGGCTCTTAGATAA
- a CDS encoding restriction endonuclease subunit S, producing the protein MRFPEFTEEWETKKLGEVATNVMYGMNAAATNYDGENQYIRITDIDEQTRLFCPNPLSSPDGELDNKYLLHKGDILFARTGASVGKSYLYNDKDGKIYFAGFLIRLNVRAEDPYFIFSQTLTEKYQRWVLTMSMRSGQPGINAEEYKLLPIVIPSIQEQEKISSFLSLIDSRIQTQNKIIEELKLLKITISKKLFSRQLRFKNGNNENYIDWNTKKLGEVTTLVNKRNKNNEKLPVYSINNKLGFVPQSEQFEGVDSEDRGYDIKLYKIIDTNTFAYNPARINVGSIGYSENLENIIISSLYVCFKTDNTVNDNFLYQYLKTDFFNREVLRNVEGGVRDYLFYDNFARIKFGLPCIEEQKKIADYLSSIDSKIDIESQLLHKFEKQKRYLLANLFI; encoded by the coding sequence TTGAGATTTCCTGAATTTACGGAGGAGTGGGAAACTAAGAAGTTGGGGGAAGTAGCAACAAATGTTATGTACGGTATGAATGCTGCTGCAACTAATTACGATGGCGAAAATCAGTATATACGAATCACAGATATCGACGAACAAACTAGATTATTTTGTCCTAATCCTTTATCATCTCCAGATGGAGAGTTAGACAATAAATACTTATTACATAAGGGAGATATACTTTTTGCAAGGACAGGAGCGAGTGTCGGAAAGTCTTATCTATATAATGATAAGGATGGTAAGATTTACTTTGCAGGTTTTTTAATTCGTCTTAATGTGAGAGCCGAAGACCCATATTTTATTTTTTCACAAACACTGACCGAAAAATATCAAAGATGGGTACTAACAATGTCAATGCGCTCAGGGCAACCAGGAATTAATGCGGAAGAATATAAATTGTTACCAATAGTCATTCCGTCAATCCAAGAACAAGAAAAGATTTCGTCATTTCTATCCTTAATAGACTCTCGAATCCAAACCCAAAACAAAATAATTGAGGAGTTGAAATTATTAAAGATTACGATTAGTAAGAAATTATTCTCACGTCAATTGAGATTTAAAAATGGAAACAATGAAAACTATATAGATTGGAATACTAAAAAGTTGGGAGAGGTTACAACTCTTGTAAATAAGAGAAATAAAAATAACGAAAAGCTTCCTGTTTATTCTATAAATAACAAATTAGGATTCGTTCCGCAAAGTGAGCAATTCGAGGGAGTTGATAGCGAAGATAGAGGCTACGATATTAAACTATACAAAATAATTGACACGAACACCTTTGCCTATAATCCAGCAAGAATTAATGTGGGGTCTATTGGCTATAGTGAAAACTTAGAGAATATTATTATCAGTTCATTGTATGTTTGTTTTAAAACAGATAACACCGTAAATGACAACTTTCTATATCAATATCTAAAGACAGATTTTTTTAATAGAGAAGTTTTAAGAAATGTTGAAGGAGGAGTAAGAGATTATCTTTTCTACGACAATTTTGCGAGAATTAAATTTGGTTTACCTTGTATTGAAGAGCAAAAAAAGATTGCTGATTACCTTTCATCTATAGATTCAAAGATTGATATTGAAAGCCAACTATTGCATAAATTTGAAAAACAAAAGAGATACTTGTTAGCTAATTTATTTATATAA
- a CDS encoding restriction endonuclease subunit S → MITLRYQLYEQILNHENEYVQVKDTLNYEQPTKYLVTNTDYSSDISLIPVLTANKAFVLGYTDEEFGIYDKGQCIIFDDFTMDIKFVNFPFKVKSSAIKILTAKPNVNLKFIFEYLSFLNLSSNEHKRHYISEIETMEMQLPNYIQQTYVADFLASIDDKIKTEFEIHTLLLKQKQYLLANLFI, encoded by the coding sequence GTGATTACGCTTCGCTATCAACTATACGAACAAATTCTTAATCACGAAAATGAATATGTTCAAGTTAAGGATACTTTAAACTATGAACAGCCAACTAAATATTTGGTTACAAATACGGATTATTCATCTGATATTTCGCTAATTCCAGTTCTAACTGCAAATAAAGCTTTTGTATTAGGATATACCGATGAAGAATTTGGTATTTATGACAAAGGTCAATGTATCATTTTCGATGATTTTACAATGGATATAAAGTTTGTTAATTTTCCATTCAAAGTAAAATCTTCAGCAATTAAAATACTGACAGCGAAACCAAATGTGAACCTAAAATTTATATTTGAGTATTTGTCATTTTTAAATCTATCATCAAATGAACACAAACGGCATTATATCTCCGAAATTGAGACTATGGAAATGCAATTACCAAATTATATTCAACAAACATATGTTGCAGATTTTCTAGCAAGTATTGACGATAAAATAAAAACTGAATTTGAAATTCATACGCTATTACTTAAGCAGAAACAATACTTGTTAGCTAATTTATTTATATAA
- a CDS encoding restriction endonuclease subunit S, with protein MAFTENPQINEDAILIIKDGSGVGKVQYASDKFSVIGTLNYLTVKPDVNLKYIFFCLKYFNFEKYKVGSGIPHIYFKDYGETFIYCPPLEEQNKIESLLSSIDSKINIETQYIKELKEQKTFLFQQMFV; from the coding sequence ATTGCATTTACGGAAAATCCTCAAATTAATGAAGATGCAATTTTAATAATCAAAGATGGATCTGGAGTTGGAAAGGTTCAATACGCATCAGATAAGTTTTCGGTTATTGGTACTTTGAACTATCTGACTGTAAAACCAGATGTTAATTTGAAATATATTTTTTTCTGTTTAAAATACTTCAACTTTGAGAAATACAAAGTTGGTTCTGGGATTCCACATATCTATTTCAAAGATTATGGAGAAACATTTATTTATTGCCCCCCTTTGGAAGAACAAAATAAAATAGAAAGTTTATTATCTTCAATCGATTCAAAAATTAATATCGAAACTCAATATATAAAAGAGCTGAAGGAACAGAAAACGTTTTTATTTCAACAAATGTTTGTATAA
- a CDS encoding restriction endonuclease subunit S, giving the protein MINKKLKVGNVPNLRFPEFMEEWETKKLGEIATFSKGKGISKSDIEENGIIECIRYGELYTHYREVINEIKSKTNVNPSTLVLSEKNDVIIPASGETTIDIATASCVLKSGIALGGDLNIIKTNINGIFLSYYLNSKKKMEIANLAQGISVVHLYSSQLASLSLSLPKLNEQNRISSFLALIDERIQTQNKIIEQLETLIKGLCQNLANNKQWEKQYLRNILTERKETNKDNLPIFSVSVSKGVINQIEYLGRSFASKNTTNYNVVHFGDVVYTKSPTGEFPYGIIKQSFISENVAVSPLYGVYEPKNVCIGNILHYYFNSPINANNYLHSLVQKGAKNTINITNQRFLDNTIFLPTDEKEVENIASLLNNIDQKIQTEEAILTQFENQKKYLLNQMFV; this is encoded by the coding sequence ATGATAAATAAAAAATTAAAAGTAGGTAACGTTCCCAATTTGAGATTTCCTGAATTTATGGAGGAGTGGGAAACTAAGAAGTTGGGGGAGATTGCTACGTTTTCAAAGGGAAAGGGAATTTCTAAAAGTGATATAGAAGAAAATGGAATTATTGAATGTATAAGATATGGCGAACTCTATACGCATTATAGAGAGGTTATCAACGAGATAAAATCCAAGACTAATGTAAATCCATCGACTTTAGTCTTAAGTGAAAAGAATGACGTCATAATTCCTGCTTCTGGCGAAACAACAATCGATATTGCAACAGCTTCCTGTGTCTTGAAATCTGGCATTGCACTAGGGGGTGATTTGAATATTATTAAGACTAATATTAATGGAATCTTTTTGTCTTATTATCTAAACAGTAAAAAGAAAATGGAAATAGCTAATTTAGCACAAGGTATTTCCGTAGTACATCTATATTCAAGTCAACTAGCTTCTCTTTCTTTAAGTCTGCCAAAGCTCAATGAGCAAAATAGAATTTCTTCATTTTTGGCTTTAATTGACGAAAGAATTCAAACCCAAAACAAAATAATTGAACAATTAGAAACCTTAATTAAAGGGCTTTGTCAGAATTTAGCAAATAACAAACAATGGGAAAAACAATATTTACGAAATATACTTACTGAACGTAAAGAAACGAATAAAGACAATTTGCCAATTTTTTCTGTTTCGGTTAGTAAAGGTGTTATTAATCAAATAGAATATCTTGGGCGTTCTTTTGCGTCAAAAAATACAACTAATTACAATGTAGTACATTTTGGCGATGTTGTTTATACTAAAAGTCCAACGGGTGAATTTCCGTATGGAATAATAAAACAAAGTTTTATTAGTGAAAATGTTGCAGTTTCTCCACTATATGGAGTTTATGAACCCAAAAATGTATGTATTGGAAATATTCTCCACTATTATTTCAATAGTCCGATCAATGCTAATAACTACCTGCATAGTCTAGTGCAGAAAGGTGCAAAAAATACTATAAATATTACCAACCAAAGATTTTTAGATAATACGATTTTTTTACCAACCGATGAAAAGGAAGTAGAAAATATTGCATCATTGTTAAATAATATTGATCAAAAAATCCAAACCGAAGAAGCAATTTTAACACAGTTTGAAAATCAAAAAAAATACCTTCTGAATCAAATGTTTGTATAG
- a CDS encoding type I restriction-modification system subunit M: MSEEQKKILEQQLWNIANTLRGKMNADEFRDYILGFIFYKYLAEKMEIYANSILEEDQIQFRDIKEDTPKGLEYIEAIREEALETLGYFLKPSELFSEITKRGDNNFILEDLQKILTNIQLSTMGTQSEEDFEDLFSDMDLNSNNLGRTADARNTLIVKVLKHLDEIDFKLNDTELDVLGDAYEYLIGQFASGAGKKAGEFYTPQEVSKILAKIVTTGKNRLKSVYDPTCGSGSLLLRVAREVKDVNNFYGQEMNRTTYNLARMNMILHGVHYRQFDIKQEDTLEHPQHLNDMPFEAIVANPPFSAKWSANPLFLNDDRFSQYGKLAPSSKADFAFVQHMIYHLAENGTMAIVLPHGVLFRGAAELHIRKYLIEQKNYLDAVIGLPANIFYGTSIPTCILVFKKCKEDPDHILFIDASKEFEKVKNQNMLREEHIDKIVETYRNRTTIEKYSHLATLKEVEENDYNLNIPRYVDTFEAEEEIDIQAVMQEIKSLEAKRAELDKEIDVYFKELGLVF; encoded by the coding sequence ATGTCAGAAGAACAGAAGAAAATATTAGAGCAACAGCTCTGGAATATAGCCAATACATTACGTGGAAAAATGAACGCCGATGAATTCCGAGATTATATTTTGGGATTTATTTTTTATAAATACTTGGCTGAAAAAATGGAAATCTATGCAAATTCCATTTTGGAAGAAGATCAAATTCAATTCAGAGATATCAAAGAAGATACGCCTAAAGGTTTAGAATATATTGAAGCCATTCGAGAAGAAGCTCTGGAAACATTAGGGTATTTTTTAAAACCTTCTGAGCTATTTAGCGAAATTACCAAAAGAGGTGATAACAATTTTATTCTTGAAGATTTACAAAAAATCCTGACCAATATCCAGCTCAGTACAATGGGTACACAAAGTGAAGAAGACTTTGAGGACTTGTTCTCTGATATGGATTTGAATAGTAATAATCTGGGTAGAACTGCTGATGCTAGAAATACACTTATTGTAAAAGTTCTAAAGCATCTCGATGAAATTGACTTCAAATTGAATGATACAGAATTGGATGTTTTAGGAGATGCTTATGAGTATTTGATCGGTCAGTTTGCCAGCGGTGCAGGAAAAAAAGCGGGAGAGTTTTATACGCCTCAAGAAGTATCCAAAATTCTTGCAAAAATTGTTACAACAGGTAAAAATCGTTTAAAATCGGTATATGACCCAACTTGTGGTTCAGGATCATTACTATTACGTGTTGCAAGAGAAGTAAAAGATGTCAATAATTTCTACGGACAAGAAATGAACCGTACAACGTACAATCTTGCTCGCATGAATATGATCTTGCATGGAGTGCATTATCGTCAGTTCGATATAAAACAAGAGGATACACTAGAACATCCACAGCATTTAAACGATATGCCATTTGAAGCAATTGTCGCAAATCCTCCTTTTTCAGCGAAATGGAGTGCCAATCCATTATTTTTAAACGATGACCGTTTTAGTCAATATGGAAAATTAGCACCATCAAGCAAGGCTGACTTTGCATTTGTGCAACACATGATTTATCATTTGGCAGAGAATGGAACAATGGCTATTGTTCTTCCTCATGGTGTGTTGTTCCGTGGAGCAGCAGAATTACACATCCGTAAATACCTGATTGAACAGAAAAATTATTTGGATGCAGTCATCGGCTTGCCTGCCAATATTTTCTACGGAACCAGTATTCCGACTTGTATTCTGGTGTTTAAAAAGTGTAAGGAAGATCCTGACCATATTTTATTTATCGATGCTAGTAAGGAATTTGAAAAGGTAAAGAACCAAAATATGTTGCGGGAAGAACATATTGATAAGATTGTTGAAACCTATCGTAACAGAACGACTATTGAAAAATACAGTCACTTAGCTACTTTGAAAGAAGTTGAAGAGAATGACTACAATCTTAATATTCCAAGATATGTGGACACTTTTGAAGCCGAAGAAGAAATCGATATCCAAGCCGTAATGCAGGAAATCAAATCTTTAGAAGCAAAACGAGCAGAACTGGACAAAGAAATCGACGTGTATTTCAAAGAATTGGGACTTGTTTTTTAA
- a CDS encoding RteC domain-containing protein, producing the protein MISSLNHIISKIQRKENAISLSAPNAIDEAYQMTIYLKEYLWSIREDVTKQGFKNHWEEINFFRNIKPYILSKLIYHNKIFRIQTACPVDGGKMYASYFLEQLKELKQEYREHIYNSDFYRYYRSGRTDRDETYFRLGNINFHDGLNSFVFEIDPLFSTYYDNKVARIIANELLYTYILQKINDDEMADFSARDISDSILWTDTKNALIELIYALYANSSLSNGKIGIRKISLALERMFQISLGDLHHSFHRMKYRAGSRTAFLDQLKSSLEEYMDKDL; encoded by the coding sequence ATGATATCTTCATTAAATCATATTATCTCAAAGATACAGCGAAAAGAAAATGCTATTTCGCTGTCTGCACCTAATGCAATTGATGAAGCATATCAAATGACTATATACCTAAAAGAATACTTATGGTCTATACGAGAGGATGTTACAAAGCAAGGTTTTAAAAACCATTGGGAGGAGATCAATTTCTTTCGCAATATCAAGCCATATATTCTCTCCAAGCTCATTTATCACAATAAGATATTTCGCATACAGACAGCTTGCCCTGTTGATGGTGGGAAAATGTATGCGAGTTATTTTTTGGAACAGTTGAAGGAATTAAAACAGGAATACAGGGAGCATATCTACAATTCAGATTTTTACAGATATTACCGTTCAGGAAGAACCGATCGTGATGAAACTTACTTTAGGTTAGGCAACATCAATTTCCACGATGGTTTGAACAGTTTTGTCTTTGAAATTGACCCTCTGTTTTCAACTTATTATGATAACAAAGTGGCTCGGATAATAGCCAATGAACTACTCTATACCTACATTCTCCAAAAAATCAATGATGATGAAATGGCAGATTTTTCTGCGAGGGATATATCTGATAGCATCCTTTGGACGGATACCAAAAATGCCTTGATAGAACTGATTTATGCTCTTTACGCAAATAGCTCTCTTTCTAATGGTAAAATAGGTATACGCAAAATCAGTTTGGCTTTAGAAAGAATGTTTCAAATTTCTTTAGGAGATTTGCATCATTCTTTCCACCGAATGAAATATCGTGCTGGATCCCGAACAGCATTTTTAGACCAACTGAAATCTTCTTTGGAAGAATATATGGACAAAGATTTATAA
- a CDS encoding dihydrofolate reductase family protein encodes MKVTVIANISANGRILIADNPHHQLPPEAMEFYVQFVRQVGNIVIGLKTFENFLKFPKEVKELFKGVEIIILSDKPYTVDGYKTVSSPEEAVEYMSGKDVQEIAIGGGAGTFNAFIDKDLVTDIYFNVNPIITGAGAILGNNSELHSKFKYKEQILKNGFVQLHLAKEGIKTNL; translated from the coding sequence ATGAAAGTAACAGTAATAGCAAACATTTCGGCTAATGGAAGAATTTTAATAGCTGATAATCCTCATCATCAGTTACCACCAGAAGCTATGGAATTTTACGTGCAATTTGTAAGACAAGTTGGTAACATTGTGATAGGATTGAAAACCTTTGAAAATTTTCTAAAATTCCCAAAAGAAGTAAAAGAGCTTTTTAAAGGGGTAGAAATCATCATATTGTCTGATAAACCTTATACAGTTGATGGCTACAAGACCGTAAGTAGTCCGGAGGAGGCAGTTGAATATATGTCTGGAAAAGATGTGCAGGAAATTGCCATTGGAGGCGGAGCAGGTACTTTCAATGCATTTATAGACAAAGATTTGGTTACAGATATTTATTTTAACGTTAACCCAATAATCACTGGAGCTGGAGCTATTTTAGGAAACAACAGCGAGTTACATTCAAAATTTAAGTATAAAGAACAGATACTTAAAAACGGTTTTGTTCAGCTACATCTAGCTAAAGAAGGAATAAAAACGAACCTATAG
- a CDS encoding winged helix-turn-helix transcriptional regulator: protein MEDKKNNINKESILALKDGIELLSGKWKFCILHNLQNYGTMRFKDLQEMALGISPKVLSKELQELEDNLLITRTVNNTKPVTVSYALTAHAKETETVVNALIDFGLKHRKKIKGK from the coding sequence ATGGAAGATAAAAAAAATAACATCAATAAAGAAAGCATATTGGCGTTAAAAGATGGCATTGAACTGTTGAGTGGCAAATGGAAATTTTGTATCCTGCACAATTTGCAGAACTATGGTACAATGAGGTTTAAAGATTTGCAAGAAATGGCTCTGGGAATATCACCAAAAGTTCTATCTAAAGAGCTTCAGGAATTGGAAGATAATTTATTGATTACCCGAACGGTTAATAATACCAAACCTGTTACCGTTTCTTATGCACTTACCGCACACGCCAAAGAAACTGAAACAGTTGTCAATGCTTTAATTGATTTTGGACTAAAGCATAGAAAGAAGATAAAAGGGAAATAG